The Leptotrichia sp. oral taxon 215 str. W9775 genome window below encodes:
- a CDS encoding nucleotidyltransferase family protein translates to MLKIGIVAEYNPFHNGHLYQIEEIKRRIEKDTLIVAVVSGDFVQRGDFSYFNKWHKTEAALNHGVDMVVELPLYYSVQNAEIFSKMSTKILDYLEMDFQVFGAEEKDIEVLDRIIELQEREDYKKNLMELMKKGNSYSTSQKLALSEYGYGDAVKSNNILALEYMRTMKKENLGIKPYIIQREISDYNEQEIEKARKSIASATFIRKILVENDANPENVRDFIPEKTYEILKKYYVSENKGNEGLKWKNLKEGMFKFLKYKLLMETKKEIIKIYDMNDEIYARIYRGVSKSNTYEVFLKEVKSRNFSIKRIERIVLNILLNITKEAVDFELDYIRVLGFNQRGQEYLRQLKKKKKVYNEKSDVSEETEKYEKKNNDEKIFVNWKNIEKNVHSEKVKIEKNGFLLKELFLNEKEKLNPLIINQRKFK, encoded by the coding sequence TTGCTAAAAATAGGCATAGTTGCAGAGTATAATCCTTTTCATAACGGTCATCTGTATCAGATAGAAGAAATAAAGAGGAGAATAGAAAAAGATACGCTGATAGTGGCAGTTGTAAGTGGAGATTTTGTTCAGAGGGGAGATTTCTCGTATTTTAATAAGTGGCATAAGACAGAGGCGGCATTAAATCATGGAGTGGATATGGTAGTGGAATTGCCGTTATATTATTCTGTCCAGAATGCTGAAATTTTTTCTAAAATGTCTACAAAAATACTGGATTATCTTGAAATGGACTTTCAGGTTTTCGGGGCTGAAGAAAAGGACATTGAAGTGCTGGACAGGATAATTGAACTACAGGAAAGGGAGGACTATAAAAAGAACCTTATGGAGCTCATGAAGAAAGGGAACAGTTACAGTACTTCGCAAAAACTGGCATTGTCAGAATATGGTTATGGTGATGCTGTAAAATCAAACAACATACTTGCCCTTGAGTATATGAGGACAATGAAGAAGGAAAATCTTGGAATAAAGCCTTACATTATACAGAGGGAAATTTCAGATTATAATGAACAGGAAATAGAAAAAGCCAGAAAAAGCATTGCAAGTGCAACATTTATAAGGAAAATACTGGTAGAAAATGATGCAAATCCTGAAAATGTAAGGGATTTCATTCCTGAGAAAACATATGAAATTTTGAAAAAGTACTATGTCTCAGAAAACAAGGGAAATGAAGGGCTTAAATGGAAAAACTTGAAGGAAGGTATGTTTAAATTTTTAAAATATAAATTGTTAATGGAAACAAAGAAAGAAATAATAAAAATATATGATATGAACGACGAAATATATGCTAGAATATACAGAGGCGTTAGTAAATCGAATACATATGAAGTTTTTCTGAAGGAAGTAAAATCAAGAAATTTTTCAATAAAAAGAATAGAAAGAATAGTACTGAATATTCTGCTTAATATAACAAAAGAAGCAGTTGATTTTGAACTGGACTATATAAGGGTTCTGGGATTTAATCAGAGAGGACAGGAATATCTCAGACAGCTTAAGAAAAAAAAGAAGGTTTACAATGAAAAGTCAGATGTGTCAGAAGAAACAGAAAAGTATGAAAAGAAAAATAATGATGAAAAAATCTTTGTAAACTGGAAAAATATTGAAAAAAATGTACATTCAGAAAAAGTTAAAATAGAAAAAAATGGGTTTCTGCTAAAGGAACTGTTTTTAAATGAAAAGGAAAAACTGAACCCTCTAATTATAAATCAGAGAAAGTTTAAATAG
- the pflA gene encoding pyruvate formate-lyase-activating protein, which translates to MEGYIHSFESFGTKDGPGIRFVLFLQGCPLRCLYCHNVDTWNMKDRKYMMTPEEVMKEILKVKGFIRSGGVTVSGGEPLLQPEFLIELFKLCKESGIHTALDTSGYIFDEKAKEVLEYVDMVLLDIKHINPMKYKILTSVSLEHTLKFAEYLSSINKPVWVRYVLVPGYSDDEEDLHEWAKFVSQFKNIERVDILPFHQMGTYKWENLGKDYKLKDVKTPTREEVEKAEGIFKSYGLKLLEK; encoded by the coding sequence ATGGAGGGATATATACACTCTTTTGAATCTTTCGGAACAAAAGACGGGCCTGGAATAAGATTTGTCCTATTCCTGCAGGGGTGCCCTCTGAGATGTCTTTACTGTCATAATGTCGATACGTGGAATATGAAGGACAGGAAATACATGATGACACCGGAAGAAGTTATGAAGGAAATTCTCAAAGTTAAAGGATTTATAAGAAGTGGGGGAGTTACTGTTTCAGGAGGGGAACCTCTGCTGCAACCTGAGTTTCTGATAGAGCTGTTTAAACTGTGTAAGGAAAGTGGAATTCACACAGCACTGGATACTTCAGGATACATTTTTGATGAAAAAGCTAAAGAAGTACTGGAATATGTTGATATGGTACTTCTTGATATAAAGCATATTAATCCTATGAAATACAAGATACTGACTTCTGTGAGTCTGGAGCACACATTAAAATTTGCAGAATACCTTTCAAGCATAAATAAGCCTGTATGGGTGAGATATGTACTTGTTCCAGGATATTCAGACGATGAAGAAGATCTGCATGAATGGGCTAAGTTTGTGTCACAATTCAAAAATATAGAAAGAGTGGATATTCTGCCATTTCATCAGATGGGTACCTACAAGTGGGAAAATCTTGGAAAAGACTATAAACTTAAAGATGTAAAAACTCCTACAAGGGAAGAAGTGGAAAAGGCTGAAGGGATTTTTAAGTCATACGGATTAAAATTACTGGAAAAATAA
- a CDS encoding lipase yields MKFNFKKLTIAVIILAIITFTGLKITKRLLYHPYNVTKFGTFDKNKDVVIVFHGIYGKAKTLNAITDTLEKEGYSGINIQYPTTEDTVEKITEKYIAPNVESVIKTVEEENVIRRKQRLPEIKINFIVHSMGTGVLRYYLKTHKLNNLGKVVFISPPSHGSQLSDNPISDIIKDTLGDAVKQFKTSSDSFINSLGEPDYQCYVMIGNKSGNFLYSILIPGIDDGMVPFKTSRLNNCNYKVIENATHTSILEDKRTLNEIADYLKN; encoded by the coding sequence ATGAAATTTAATTTTAAAAAACTGACTATTGCTGTTATTATTCTCGCAATAATAACTTTTACCGGATTAAAAATAACAAAAAGACTTCTTTATCATCCGTATAATGTTACAAAATTTGGAACTTTTGATAAAAATAAGGATGTCGTTATTGTTTTTCATGGAATATACGGAAAAGCAAAAACTTTAAATGCTATTACAGACACGCTTGAAAAGGAAGGATATTCCGGAATTAATATACAATATCCCACAACCGAAGATACTGTTGAAAAAATTACTGAAAAATACATTGCTCCAAATGTTGAATCTGTGATAAAAACTGTAGAAGAAGAAAATGTCATAAGAAGAAAACAGAGACTTCCTGAAATAAAAATAAACTTCATTGTACATTCGATGGGAACAGGAGTTTTAAGATACTATCTGAAAACTCATAAACTGAATAATCTTGGAAAAGTTGTATTTATTTCACCACCGTCGCATGGAAGCCAGCTGTCAGACAATCCAATATCTGATATTATTAAAGACACTCTGGGTGACGCTGTCAAACAGTTTAAAACTTCCAGTGACAGTTTTATAAATTCACTTGGTGAACCTGACTACCAGTGTTATGTAATGATAGGAAATAAATCCGGTAATTTTTTATACTCCATTCTGATTCCTGGAATCGATGATGGAATGGTTCCCTTTAAAACTTCAAGGCTTAATAATTGTAATTATAAGGTTATTGAAAATGCCACACATACAAGTATTTTAGAGGATAAAAGAACTTTAAATGAAATAGCAGATTATTTGAAAAATTAA
- a CDS encoding PTS transporter subunit EIIC — protein MGKYRSEAKKLLELIGGKDNIASVTHCATRMRFALVDEAKANVKEIQGLPTVKGTFTNAGQFQVIMGNDVGDFYKDFIGLSGIESASKEDVKKAAMTKQPLLQRMVAHLAEIFVPLIPALVAGGLMLGLGNFLGQEMKSLGVKVAEDGKTIYNSLKDISQIAKIIYFFTDWIGGAVFGMLPVLVCWSTVKKFKGNEALGIVLGLMLVSGVMLNAYVYGNISASRELADKGVYLRDILIDGSAKYAGLFKKGDPFSIDAGKYILNLGFSKIMLIGYQAQVLPAMFAGIAMCYIEKFFNKRTPEVLKLVWVPFVTLVVTGVLTLLFIGPVARTLGEWLTEIFKFLFKTPGLKYLGALIFGTTYAPLVITGLHHTFIAVDLQLSATGGGTFIWPLIALSNIAQSGAVLATYFLYKKDKKQESVSMSATVSACFGITEPAMFGANLKFMYPFYAALVGSAVGALISTAFDVMATGIGVGGLALAFLSIKEGIIAFWLASIAAFGLSFGLTFVFSKTKLNKKG, from the coding sequence ATGGGGAAATACCGGAGTGAAGCAAAAAAGCTATTGGAACTTATAGGTGGAAAAGATAACATAGCCAGTGTTACTCACTGTGCCACAAGAATGAGATTTGCATTAGTTGATGAAGCTAAAGCGAATGTGAAAGAAATTCAGGGGTTGCCTACAGTAAAGGGAACGTTTACAAATGCAGGGCAATTTCAGGTAATCATGGGAAATGATGTTGGAGATTTTTACAAGGATTTTATTGGATTATCCGGAATAGAATCTGCATCAAAAGAAGATGTGAAAAAAGCTGCAATGACTAAACAGCCTTTACTTCAAAGAATGGTTGCACATCTGGCTGAAATTTTTGTACCGTTGATACCTGCACTGGTAGCAGGAGGGTTAATGCTTGGATTAGGTAATTTCTTAGGTCAGGAAATGAAGTCTTTGGGAGTGAAAGTAGCTGAAGATGGAAAAACAATATATAATTCTTTAAAGGATATTTCACAGATAGCTAAAATAATATATTTTTTCACAGACTGGATAGGTGGAGCAGTCTTTGGTATGTTACCAGTATTAGTTTGCTGGTCAACTGTTAAAAAGTTTAAAGGTAATGAAGCACTTGGAATTGTATTAGGATTGATGTTAGTATCGGGAGTTATGCTAAATGCCTACGTTTATGGAAATATATCAGCAAGTAGGGAATTGGCAGATAAAGGAGTATATTTAAGAGATATTTTAATTGACGGTTCTGCAAAATATGCCGGATTATTTAAAAAGGGGGATCCTTTTAGTATTGATGCAGGAAAATATATTTTAAATTTAGGGTTCTCAAAAATAATGCTGATAGGGTATCAGGCTCAGGTGTTACCGGCAATGTTTGCAGGAATAGCAATGTGCTATATTGAAAAATTCTTTAATAAACGAACGCCAGAAGTATTAAAATTAGTATGGGTGCCATTTGTAACGTTAGTAGTAACAGGAGTGTTAACACTATTATTTATAGGCCCGGTTGCAAGAACTTTAGGAGAATGGTTGACAGAAATTTTCAAATTTTTATTTAAAACACCTGGGTTAAAATATTTAGGAGCATTAATATTCGGAACAACTTATGCTCCATTGGTAATAACGGGGCTACATCATACATTCATAGCAGTGGATTTACAATTATCTGCTACAGGAGGCGGAACATTTATATGGCCTCTGATAGCTTTATCAAATATCGCTCAGTCAGGAGCTGTACTTGCAACATATTTCCTTTACAAAAAGGATAAAAAGCAGGAATCAGTTTCAATGTCGGCAACAGTATCTGCCTGCTTTGGAATTACAGAACCTGCGATGTTTGGTGCTAATTTAAAATTTATGTATCCATTTTATGCGGCACTGGTTGGTTCAGCAGTAGGAGCATTAATATCTACAGCATTTGATGTTATGGCTACCGGAATTGGAGTTGGAGGTCTTGCGTTGGCATTTTTATCAATAAAAGAAGGAATAATTGCATTTTGGCTTGCATCAATTGCAGCTTTTGGACTATCTTTTGGATTAACATTTGTATTTTCAAAAACAAAATTAAATAAAAAAGGTTAA
- a CDS encoding DUF4241 domain-containing protein translates to MQPTKEWLENWKKVKDKLQPNSNLEEYFNSKEIAGKELDVMDIGPCSIPTGEFLVADPLVYLVDRDEKTYFKRIPTGEFRTEVCVMKADDSDCDRYAAVRLKFNDNEISYFEEALAGYENLENVEEGDFFGFYVDAGLGCICDKKLHDLYCDFNEKWLKENPDGNLYDNYFADLFQKSYEDNPKYQRDGGDWINWTIPGTDYHLPIFQTGIGDGIYPVYLAYDKDNNVCQLIIEFIDIELAYSETEDEDEDEDEE, encoded by the coding sequence ATGCAGCCTACAAAAGAATGGTTAGAAAACTGGAAAAAGGTTAAAGATAAGTTACAGCCTAACAGTAATCTTGAAGAATACTTCAACTCAAAGGAAATTGCCGGAAAAGAATTAGATGTTATGGATATTGGACCATGCTCTATTCCTACTGGAGAATTTCTAGTTGCGGATCCTCTTGTTTATTTAGTTGACAGGGATGAAAAAACATATTTCAAAAGGATTCCTACTGGTGAATTCAGAACAGAAGTCTGTGTTATGAAAGCTGATGACAGCGATTGTGACAGATATGCAGCTGTCAGATTAAAATTTAATGACAATGAAATCAGTTACTTTGAAGAAGCTCTGGCAGGATACGAAAATTTAGAAAATGTAGAAGAAGGAGACTTTTTTGGATTTTATGTTGATGCAGGACTTGGATGTATCTGTGATAAAAAATTACATGATTTATATTGTGATTTTAATGAAAAATGGTTAAAAGAAAATCCTGATGGAAATCTTTATGATAACTATTTTGCAGATTTATTTCAAAAAAGTTATGAAGATAATCCTAAATATCAGAGAGATGGTGGAGATTGGATAAACTGGACAATACCTGGAACAGATTATCACCTGCCTATTTTCCAGACAGGAATTGGAGACGGAATTTATCCTGTGTATTTGGCTTATGACAAAGATAACAACGTATGTCAGCTTATCATTGAATTTATTGATATTGAACTGGCCTATTCAGAAACTGAAGATGAAGATGAAGATGAAGACGAAGAATAG
- a CDS encoding OPT/YSL family transporter, with product MQKNKEKSLTLLSVLIGIAGAIPVAASSFYIVLKFGALPWPTIMVTLISISLLKIFKRNNMKEITVTHTIMSAGSMVAGGVAFTLPGYLLSGGNLKDIDKMLLFFTILTGSVLGAFLSYIFRKKLIEEEGLEFPIGEAAYTLVTSGKNKNSMKIVGLGTLLSSVVSIFRDFSFFKGKAPFIPTVYTLKNGLLSFYVSPLLLGIGYILGFTNTFIWFLGGAFIHFIASPIAKFKNIADFDVMKNSFGMGFMIGIGISIIIKILLPKKQEIKKGKNTKSSKISSINSAPVLGILMIFAFIIISMIYKISIFLSLVVIIICILCAAIAGYSTGKTGINPMEIYAVISILAIAFLNRLLNGLKIGNSTFSTNITLLSLFFIACIVAVACGLAGDILNDFKSGFNMKVRPFDQFIGEVIGAAVSSAVITFLFFIFFNIYKNIGPKENSDLVVLQASIVASVIKGIPFIHLFWTGLLAGLILNMLNIPVLTFGIGIYLPFYLTLPVFIGGLLNSVSKKISEKFSSDALLFANGLMSGEAITGVILSIIAYVKLFI from the coding sequence ATGCAAAAAAATAAGGAGAAAAGTTTAACTCTCCTGTCGGTTTTAATTGGTATTGCCGGTGCTATTCCAGTTGCGGCAAGTTCATTTTACATAGTTCTGAAATTTGGTGCATTACCCTGGCCTACAATAATGGTAACATTAATTTCAATATCACTGCTTAAGATTTTCAAGAGAAATAATATGAAGGAAATTACCGTTACACATACAATCATGAGTGCAGGTTCAATGGTTGCAGGAGGGGTTGCATTTACTCTGCCTGGATATCTGCTTTCAGGAGGAAATTTAAAGGATATTGATAAAATGCTTCTTTTCTTTACAATATTAACTGGAAGCGTTCTGGGAGCCTTCCTCTCGTATATTTTCAGAAAAAAACTTATTGAGGAGGAAGGACTTGAATTTCCAATTGGGGAAGCCGCCTATACTCTCGTAACTTCAGGGAAAAATAAGAACAGCATGAAAATCGTGGGATTGGGAACTCTTCTAAGTTCTGTCGTGTCTATTTTCAGGGATTTCAGTTTTTTTAAAGGAAAAGCACCTTTTATTCCCACTGTCTATACATTAAAAAATGGATTATTAAGTTTCTATGTTTCGCCACTTTTACTTGGGATTGGATACATTCTTGGATTTACAAATACGTTTATATGGTTTCTTGGAGGAGCTTTTATTCATTTTATAGCATCCCCAATTGCAAAGTTTAAAAATATAGCTGACTTTGATGTCATGAAAAACAGTTTTGGAATGGGATTTATGATAGGTATAGGAATTTCAATAATAATAAAGATTTTGTTACCTAAAAAGCAGGAAATAAAAAAAGGGAAGAATACTAAATCATCAAAAATATCTTCCATAAACTCTGCTCCTGTTTTGGGAATTCTTATGATTTTTGCATTTATTATAATTTCAATGATTTATAAAATTTCTATATTCCTGTCACTTGTTGTAATTATAATATGTATTCTATGTGCGGCAATTGCTGGATATTCCACAGGAAAAACAGGTATAAATCCAATGGAAATTTATGCAGTAATTTCAATACTTGCAATTGCTTTTTTAAACAGACTTCTTAACGGCCTGAAAATAGGAAACTCAACTTTTTCAACAAACATAACGCTTCTTTCGTTATTCTTTATTGCCTGCATTGTTGCAGTGGCATGCGGACTTGCAGGAGATATACTTAATGACTTTAAGTCAGGATTTAACATGAAGGTACGTCCATTTGACCAGTTTATTGGAGAAGTAATTGGTGCAGCTGTAAGTTCAGCTGTTATAACATTCCTGTTTTTTATATTCTTTAATATCTATAAAAATATTGGACCTAAAGAAAATAGTGATTTAGTTGTTCTTCAGGCTTCAATAGTAGCTTCTGTAATAAAAGGAATTCCATTTATACATTTATTCTGGACGGGACTTCTGGCGGGACTTATACTTAATATGCTCAATATTCCTGTACTTACTTTTGGAATAGGGATTTATCTTCCATTTTACCTTACATTGCCTGTTTTCATTGGAGGACTTCTTAATTCTGTTTCCAAAAAAATTTCAGAAAAGTTTTCTTCAGATGCCCTTCTGTTTGCAAATGGACTTATGTCGGGAGAAGCAATTACAGGAGTCATTTTATCCATAATTGCTTATGTAAAGCTGTTTATTTAA
- a CDS encoding type III pantothenate kinase: MLLGFDIGNTHIVPIFYNNSGEIMASFRIPTDLKFTEDTLFIMLKNLAETKKINISDVTDIVVSSVVPHINEVFEYFGRKFFSTEPAFISLDNINDEIKILEGMERGLGADRIADILAAKRLYPDKSLLIIDFGTATTFDMIKESTYMGGCIIPGVNLSINALFNNTAKLPKIKFEKPSTVLGINTVTQINSGIFYSNVGAVKELIAKYKEEIPESYVISTGGQGKEISDFIPSVDEYIPNLGEKGIFEFYKLQKNK; this comes from the coding sequence ATGCTTTTAGGATTTGATATAGGAAACACTCACATTGTTCCTATTTTCTATAATAACAGTGGAGAAATCATGGCTTCTTTCCGTATACCAACTGATTTGAAATTTACTGAAGATACCTTGTTTATTATGTTAAAAAATCTTGCTGAAACTAAAAAAATTAATATTTCTGATGTTACAGACATTGTCGTTTCATCAGTTGTTCCACATATTAATGAGGTATTCGAATATTTTGGAAGGAAATTTTTCTCCACTGAACCTGCTTTTATTTCTCTGGATAATATTAATGACGAGATAAAAATTCTGGAAGGAATGGAAAGAGGACTGGGAGCTGACAGGATTGCAGATATTCTGGCGGCAAAAAGGTTATATCCTGATAAAAGCCTTTTAATTATTGATTTTGGAACTGCAACTACCTTTGATATGATTAAAGAATCTACCTACATGGGAGGGTGTATTATTCCAGGTGTAAATTTATCGATAAATGCACTTTTCAACAATACTGCAAAACTGCCTAAAATTAAATTTGAAAAGCCTTCCACAGTTCTGGGAATAAATACTGTCACTCAGATAAATTCAGGAATTTTTTACAGTAATGTTGGAGCAGTAAAGGAACTTATTGCTAAATACAAAGAGGAAATACCCGAATCATATGTTATATCTACTGGAGGACAGGGAAAGGAAATATCAGATTTCATCCCTTCTGTAGATGAATATATTCCAAATCTTGGTGAGAAGGGAATATTTGAATTTTATAAACTTCAAAAAAACAAATAA
- the pflB gene encoding formate C-acetyltransferase, with protein MDAWRGFKEGNWSKEVDVTDFIRRNYTEYQGDESFLEGPTEATTAMWKSLMEKFKVEREKGIYDAETKIPSQIDAYGPGYINKDLEKIVGLQTDAPLKRAIFPNGGLRMVKNSLEAFGYKLDPQTEEIFSKYRKTHNDGVFSAYTDSIKKARHTGIITGLPDAYGRGRIIGDYRRVALYGVDRLIEERETRFKECDPAEMTEDKIRLREELFEQIKALKALKRMAEAYGYDISQPASTAQEAIQWTYFAYLAATKDQNGAAMSIGRTSTFLDIYIERDLQEGRITEKEAQELMDHFVMKLRLIRFLRTPEYDALFSGDPVWVTESIGGIGLDGRSLVTKNSFRILHTLYNMGTSPEPNLTVLWSEKLPENWKKYCAKVSIDTSSVQYENDDIMRPQFGDNYGIACCVSPMAIGQQMQFFGARVNLPKALLYAINGGKDEKSKLQVTPEGQFQKVEGEYLEFDEVWEKFDKLLDWLAETYVKALNIIHYMHDKYSYEALEMALHDVDIKRTEAFGIAGISIIADSLAAIKYGKVRVVRDEEGDAVDYVVEKEYVPFGNNDDATDQFAVDVVKIFMNKIRSHKMYRDAIPTQSVLTITSNVVYGKKTGNTPDGRRAGEPFGPGANPMHGRDTRGAVASLASVAKLPFEDANDGISYTFAITPETLGKNENEKKGNLVGLLDGYFNQTGHHLNVNVFGRELLEDAMERPENYPQLTIRVSGYAVNFVKLTKEQQLDVINRTISSKF; from the coding sequence ATGGACGCATGGAGAGGTTTTAAAGAAGGTAATTGGAGTAAAGAAGTTGACGTAACAGATTTTATCAGAAGAAACTACACAGAATATCAAGGGGATGAAAGTTTCTTGGAAGGGCCTACAGAAGCTACAACTGCTATGTGGAAATCCCTTATGGAAAAATTTAAGGTAGAAAGAGAAAAAGGTATTTATGATGCTGAAACTAAAATACCATCTCAAATAGATGCATATGGTCCTGGTTATATTAATAAGGATTTGGAAAAAATCGTAGGACTTCAGACTGATGCACCATTAAAAAGGGCAATTTTCCCTAATGGTGGATTAAGAATGGTTAAAAATAGTCTGGAAGCTTTTGGATATAAATTAGATCCGCAAACTGAGGAAATATTCAGTAAATATAGAAAAACACATAATGACGGAGTATTCTCAGCTTATACTGACAGTATAAAAAAAGCAAGACATACAGGAATTATTACAGGATTACCTGATGCTTATGGAAGAGGAAGAATAATAGGGGATTACAGAAGGGTTGCACTTTACGGAGTTGACAGACTTATAGAGGAACGTGAAACTAGATTTAAGGAATGCGATCCGGCTGAAATGACTGAAGATAAAATAAGATTAAGAGAAGAGCTTTTTGAACAGATTAAAGCGTTAAAAGCTTTAAAGAGAATGGCAGAAGCTTATGGATATGATATTTCACAACCTGCTTCAACAGCACAGGAAGCTATTCAGTGGACTTATTTCGCATACCTTGCGGCAACTAAAGATCAGAATGGTGCGGCAATGAGTATAGGAAGAACTTCTACATTCCTTGATATTTATATAGAAAGAGATTTACAGGAAGGAAGAATTACTGAAAAAGAAGCACAGGAACTTATGGATCACTTTGTAATGAAACTGAGACTTATCAGATTCTTAAGAACTCCTGAATATGATGCATTATTCTCAGGAGATCCGGTATGGGTTACTGAATCAATTGGTGGAATAGGACTTGACGGAAGATCTCTTGTAACTAAGAACAGTTTCAGAATTCTGCACACACTTTATAACATGGGAACATCACCTGAACCTAACTTGACAGTATTATGGAGTGAAAAATTACCTGAAAACTGGAAAAAATACTGTGCAAAAGTGTCTATAGATACTTCATCGGTTCAGTATGAAAATGATGATATTATGAGACCTCAGTTTGGAGATAACTATGGAATAGCCTGCTGCGTTTCACCTATGGCAATAGGACAGCAGATGCAGTTCTTTGGAGCAAGGGTAAACTTGCCTAAGGCATTACTTTATGCTATAAATGGAGGAAAAGATGAAAAATCTAAATTACAGGTTACTCCTGAAGGACAGTTCCAGAAAGTTGAAGGAGAATATCTTGAATTTGATGAAGTATGGGAAAAATTTGATAAATTATTAGACTGGCTTGCTGAAACTTATGTAAAAGCATTGAACATTATCCACTACATGCATGATAAATATTCTTATGAAGCTCTTGAAATGGCATTACATGATGTTGACATTAAGAGAACTGAAGCATTTGGAATCGCAGGAATTTCAATAATTGCAGATTCACTTGCTGCTATTAAGTATGGAAAAGTAAGAGTTGTAAGAGACGAAGAAGGAGATGCAGTTGACTACGTTGTTGAAAAGGAATATGTTCCATTTGGTAACAATGATGATGCAACAGACCAGTTTGCAGTAGATGTAGTTAAAATCTTCATGAACAAAATAAGAAGTCATAAAATGTACAGAGATGCAATACCTACTCAATCAGTATTGACAATAACTTCAAACGTTGTATATGGTAAAAAGACAGGAAACACTCCTGATGGAAGAAGAGCAGGGGAGCCTTTCGGACCTGGAGCAAACCCTATGCATGGAAGAGATACAAGAGGGGCAGTAGCATCACTTGCATCAGTGGCAAAATTACCATTTGAAGATGCTAATGACGGAATTTCATATACATTTGCAATAACACCTGAAACATTAGGTAAAAATGAAAATGAGAAAAAAGGAAACTTGGTAGGACTGTTAGACGGATATTTCAATCAGACAGGACACCACTTAAATGTAAACGTATTTGGAAGAGAGCTTCTTGAAGATGCTATGGAAAGACCTGAAAATTATCCACAGCTTACAATAAGAGTTTCCGGATATGCAGTAAACTTTGTAAAACTTACTAAGGAACAGCAGCTGGATGTAATTAACAGAACTATATCAAGCAAATTCTAA